In the genome of Hymenobacter cellulosivorans, one region contains:
- a CDS encoding PQQ-dependent sugar dehydrogenase: protein MKKMSFYVPLLAAVAACGGPSKEEKAQAQADTPADTVATAAAPVDLPEPYASKSVTKRSKVIGWPAGRTPTVPGGFTITEYAGNFNSPRWAYVTPNGDVLVAESNTIPTTVKKKVAAALDLDPSKSLKPTSANRITLLRDTNKDGKPDVRETFLADLNQPLGMLVLGDYFYVANTDGVLRYAYKPGQTKITGPGQKILDLPAGGYNNHWTRNLLASADGSKIYVSVGSGSNVGENGMENEKRRANILEINPDGSGERIYAAGLRNPVGMDWAPGTNTLWTAVNERDELGDELVPDYLTSVKQGAFYGWPYAYFGAHEDPRRKGEAPELVQKTVVPDVPLGPHTASLGLAFYDQKGFPAKYQNGAFIGQHGSWNRSAFSGYKVVFVPFQNGRPSGKMEDFATGFIANEEGKEVYGRPVGVTVMPDGAILITDDAGNKVWRVSAAI, encoded by the coding sequence AAATGTCGTTTTACGTTCCGCTGCTGGCCGCTGTAGCTGCTTGCGGTGGCCCTAGCAAGGAAGAAAAAGCCCAGGCCCAGGCCGATACGCCGGCCGATACTGTGGCCACGGCCGCCGCGCCCGTCGATTTGCCCGAGCCCTACGCCAGCAAGTCCGTCACCAAGCGCAGCAAGGTTATCGGCTGGCCCGCCGGCCGCACCCCGACCGTTCCGGGTGGCTTCACCATCACCGAGTACGCGGGCAACTTCAACAGTCCGCGCTGGGCTTACGTGACGCCTAACGGCGACGTGCTGGTGGCCGAATCCAACACAATACCGACTACGGTTAAGAAGAAAGTAGCCGCCGCCCTGGACTTGGATCCGTCGAAGTCGCTGAAACCAACCAGCGCCAACCGCATCACGCTGCTGCGCGACACCAACAAGGACGGCAAACCCGATGTGCGCGAAACCTTTCTGGCCGACCTCAACCAACCCTTGGGCATGCTGGTGCTAGGTGATTATTTCTACGTGGCTAACACCGACGGCGTGCTGCGCTACGCCTACAAGCCTGGCCAAACCAAGATTACTGGTCCTGGTCAGAAGATTCTGGACCTGCCCGCCGGTGGCTACAACAACCACTGGACCCGCAACCTGCTGGCCTCGGCCGACGGCTCCAAAATCTACGTATCGGTAGGTTCGGGCTCCAACGTGGGGGAAAATGGCATGGAGAACGAAAAGCGCCGCGCCAATATTCTTGAAATCAATCCGGATGGCTCTGGAGAGCGGATTTATGCCGCTGGCCTGCGCAACCCCGTGGGCATGGACTGGGCTCCCGGCACCAACACGCTCTGGACGGCCGTCAACGAGCGGGATGAGCTGGGCGACGAGTTGGTGCCCGATTACCTGACTAGCGTGAAGCAAGGGGCCTTCTACGGCTGGCCCTACGCGTACTTCGGCGCGCACGAAGACCCCCGCCGCAAAGGCGAAGCGCCCGAGTTGGTGCAGAAAACGGTGGTGCCCGATGTGCCGCTGGGCCCGCACACAGCCTCGCTGGGCCTGGCCTTCTACGACCAGAAAGGCTTTCCGGCCAAGTACCAGAACGGCGCCTTCATCGGGCAGCACGGCTCCTGGAACCGCTCTGCTTTCTCGGGCTATAAAGTGGTATTCGTGCCCTTCCAAAATGGACGACCGAGTGGAAAAATGGAAGATTTTGCCACCGGCTTTATTGCCAACGAGGAAGGCAAAGAAGTATACGGCCGGCCCGTGGGCGTAACAGTGATGCCCGAC